The genomic stretch CAGGTCCTCGGCGAGCTGCCAGGCGCCCCAGCGGGTGCCCATGCCGAGTATGCCCTTGGGGCCGGCGTAGAAGACCGAGTTCGACTGCTGCTCGGCGCTGAGCCGGGCCAGCGACTGGCGCAGCTCCTCGGCCGCCGTCTCGTTCGGACCGCGCGGCACCGCCTCGGGGACCTTGGCGCCGACGCTGGTGCCCGAGAGCAGGCCGTCCCAGCGGGCCCGCAGATCCTTGGCCGTGCGCTCGCAGATCTGCTTCGCCCAGAACCAGCCGAGCACAGGCAGGACGACGGCCGCCCGGGCGTACCACGCCCAGAAGCCGTTGAACGGCATCTTGATCAGGAACAGCGCGGCGACCACGCCCACGGCGAGGAGCAGGGCGGTGGCGAGCGCCCCGGCCCGCTTGTCCTCGCGCCGGGCGATGAACGTGCGCAGCTGGAAGACGAGCAGCCAGGCGATCAGCCCCGGCAGGAAGAGCACCCCGCACAGGACCGTCACGGCCGTCAGGCGGTTGTCGCGCTCCCGGCGGATGTTGTTGGCCGCGAGACAGTGCTCGACGACGACCTGGGGCTCCGAGCCGAAGGACTGGATGAGCGGCTTGCGGCCGGGAGCGAGCATCCGGGCGACCACAGCCCGCGAGAACGCCTCACCCAGATTGGGCCGCAGCAGCGCGATCCGGCCGGCCTTCACGGTCGACTGATGCCATTCGTTGTCGGCCTTCTTGATCTCCTCGATCGAGCTGTCCCGGTACGCCGCGGAGGCCAGCGCGGAGGTCGCCGCCTGACCCGCGCCGCCCGAGACGGGCACCTGGGGCCCGTCCCACTCCGTTCCCAACGACATTCCGCCCCCTCGGCCGCCGGCGTTCTCTGCGGCCTTCCCGACTTCCACGCTCCGCACACCTGTTGAACAGGCCGTCGCGTCGATTACCCGTCAGCACCGGACGACTGCGGCACCACGCGATCAGGTGATCAGCGTATCCGCCGCCACCGACAACCCGCGGGCGGACGGCCGAAGCCGCCCGCCCGCACACCCGGCCGAGGGCCGGTGAACTACCCGTTCTCGCCCGCCTGTTCGCGGATCCGCTCGGCGATCTGCGGCGGCATCGGCTCGTGCCGGGCGTAGACGCGGTCGAAACGAGCCGTGCCGTGCGACAGCGAGCGCAGGTCCACCGCGTACCGGCCGATCTCGAACTCGGGCACCTCGGCCCGGATCAAGGTCCGTCCCGAACCCACCTGCTCGGTGCCGAGCACCCGGCCGCGCCGTCCGGACAGGTCACTCATCACCGCGCCCACGTAGTCGTCGCCGACCAGCACGGACACCTCGGCCACCGGCTCCAGCAGGTGGATCCTGGCGTCCGCCGCCGCCTCGCGCAGCGCGAGCGCGCCCGCGGTCTGGAAGGCGGCGTCGGAGGAGTCCACCGAGTGCGCCTTGCCGTCCAGCAGCGTGATCCGCACGTCCACCAGCGGATAGCCGGCGGCGACCCCCTTGGCGGCCTGGGCCCGTACACCCTTCTCCACGGACGGGATGAACTGCCGCGGTACGGCACCGCCGACCACCTTGTCCACGAACTCGATACCCGAGCCGCCCGGCAGCGGCTCCACCTCGATCTCGCAGATGGCGTACTGGCCGTGCCCGCCGGACTGTTTCACATGCCGCCCGCGCCCGGTGGCCTTGTTCGCGAACGTCTCCCGGAGGGAGACCTTGTGCGGGACGACGTCGACCTGGACGCCGTAGCGGCTGCGCAGCCGTTCCAGGGCGACGTCCGCATGGGCCTCGCCCAGGCACCACAGGACCACCTGGTGGGTGTCCTGGTTCTGCTCCAGACGCATCGTCGGGTCCTCGGCCACCAGCCTGGACAGGCCCTGCGAGAGTTTGTCCTCGTCGGCCTTGCTGTGCGCGTGGATGGCGATCGGCAGCAGCGGGTCGGGCATCCGCCAGGGCTCCATCAGCAGCGGGTCGTCCTTCGCGGAGAGAGTGTCCCCGGTCTCGGCGCGGCCGAGCTTGGCCACGCACACCAGGTCGCCGGCGACGGCATGCGTCACCGGGCGCTGCTGCTTGCCGAAGGGCATGGACAGGGCGCCGACCTTCTCGTCGACGTCGTGGTCCTCGTGTCCGCGGTCGGCCAGTCCGTGCCCCGAGATGTGCACCGTCTGGTCGGGGCGCACGGTGCCGGAGAAGACGCGGACCAGCGAGACCCGGCCGACGTAGGGGTCGGAGGAGGTCTTGACGACCTCGGCGACCAGCGGCCCGCCGGTGTCGCACGGCTTCAGCTGCCGCGGCTTGCCGTCGATGGTGGTGACGTCCGGCAGCGGGTGCTCGAACGGGGTCGGGAAACCGCCGGTGACCAGCTCCAGCAGCTCGACCGTGCCGAGCCCGTGTTTGGCGCCCTCGGCCGCGGGGGCGGCGGCCAGGACCGGGAAGAAGGAGCCGCGGGCGACCGCCCGCTCCAGATCCTCGATCAGCGTCTTGATGTCGATCTGCTCACCGCCGAGATAGCGGTCCATGAGGGTCTCGTCCTCGCTCTCCGCGATGATCCCCTCGATGAGCCGGTTGCGGGCCTCCTCCATGTCCGGCAGCTGGTCCGCGCCGGGCTCGGACTTCTTGCGCTCCCCGGTCGAGTAGTCGAACAGCTTCTGTGACAGCAGCCCGACCAGACCGGTCACGGCCGCGTGCCCGTCGGGGCCCTCGGGGCCGCGCTGCGGCAGGTACAGCGGCAGCACGGCGTCGGGGTCGTCACCGCCGAAGGCCTCCGCGCAGACCCGGGTCATCTCCTCGAAGTCCGCGCGCGCGGCCTCCAGGTGCGTGATCACGATCGCGCGCGGCATGCCGACGGCTGCGCACTCCTCCCAGACCATCCGGGTCGAGCCGTCCACACCGTCCGAGGCCGAGACCACGAAGAGGGCCGCGTCCGCGGCGCGCAGACCGGCCCTCAGCTCCCCGACGAAGTCGGCGTACCCGGGGGTGTCGAGGAGGTTGATCTTGATGCCGTCCCATTCGACCGGCACCAGGGACAGCTGTACGGAGCGCTGCTGCCGGTGCTCGATCTCGTCGTAGTCCGAGACGGTGCCGCCGTCCTCGACGCGGCCCGCCCGGTTCACCGCCCCCGCACTCAGCGCGAGGGCCTCCACCAGGGTCGTCTTGCCCGAACCGGAGTGGCCGACCAGCACCACGTTCCGTACAGACGCGGGCTGGTCGGCCTCGAGAGCCCTGCCGGCGGCCCCGGGGTGGTGTGTCTGTGCCTTGTCGCCCATGATCCTGCCTCCCGTGCACGGTGAGGTCACTGTGGGCGCGGACACGCGGGACCCGCGTGGTGTGGCGGCTCCGGCGACGCCCGCGGTTATTCGAGCTTTCCACTCCCGTCACGCTGCGTCCATACGAACGACAGCCAAGGACGCCGGGCGTGCCTCGCGCGCCCCGCGCACGGTGGCGTACACCGGTTCGCGCCACGGGCTGTGGGTGCCCGCCCGTCACGCACGCGCGCGCGTGGCTACGATGGGCCAGCCGGAGGCCACCAGGGCCGCGGCGACACGACCTTCGGGAAGGCCATGCTGAACAAGTACGCGCGTGCATTCTTCACGCGTGTCCTCACACCGTTCGCCGCTTTTCTCATCCGGCGGGGGGTGAACCCCGACACGGTCACGCTCATCGGCACGGCCGGTGTGGTCGCGGGCGCGCTGGTCTTCTACCCCAGGGGCGAGTTCTTCTGGGGCACGGTCGTGATCACCCTGTTCGTCTTCTCCGACCTGGTCGACGGCAACATGGCCCGCCAGCTGGGCCGCTCCAGCCGCTGGGGCGCCTTCCTGGACTCCACCCTCGACCGGGTCGCCGACGGTGCGATCTTCGGCGGTTTCGCGCTCTGGTACGCGGGCAACGGCAACGACAACGTCCTGTGCGCCGTCTCGATCTTCTGTCTGGCCAGCGGCCAGGTGGTGTCGTACACCAAGGCGCGCGGCGAGTCGATCGGGCTGCCGGTCGCCGTCAACGGGCTCGTCGAACGCGCCGAGCGGCTGGTGATCTCGCTGGTCGCGGCCGGTCTCGCCGGCCTGCACACGTTCGGTGTGCCGGGCATCCAGTGGCTGCTGCCGATCGCCCTGTGGATCGTCGCGGCGGGCAGCCTCGTCACGCTGATCCAGCGTGTCGTCACGGTCCGCCGCGAGTCCGCCGAGGCGGAGGCGGCCCAGCAGAACGCCGAGGCAGCGAAGTGAGCGCCGGCGAACGGCTCACCGACGCGCTGTACGGCATCGGCTGGAGCACCGTCAAGAACCTGCCCGAACCTGTCGCGGTCCGCCTCGGCCGCACCATCGCCGACGCCGTCTGGAAACAGCGCGGCAAGGGTGTGCAGCGCCTGGAGTCGAACTACGCGCGCGTGGTGCCGAACGCGACGCCCGAGCGCCTCGCCGAGCTCTCCCGCGCGGGCATGCGCTCGTACCTGCGCTACTGGATGGAGTCCTTCCGGCTCCCGGCCTGGAGCCGCGAGCGGGTGAAGACCGGCTTCGACCCGAAGGACATCCACTACCTCACCGACGGCCTCGCCTCCGGCCAGGGCGTGATCCTCGCCCTGCCGCACATGGCCAACTACGACCTGGCCGGCGCCTGGGTCACCACCAAGCTGGAGACGCCCTTCACGACCGTCGCCGAGCGCCTGAAGCCCGAGACGCTCTACGACCGCTTCGTCGCCTATCGCGAGGGCCTCGGCATGGAGGTCCTGCCGCACAGCGGCGGCTCCGCCTTCGGCACCCTGGCCCGGCGGCTGCGCGACGGCGGCCTGGTCTGCCTGGTCGCCGACCGGGACCTGTCCGCCTCCGGCGTCGAGGTCGACTTCTTCGGCGAGAAGACCCGGATCCCCGCGGGCCCGGCCCTGCTCGCCCAGCAGACCGGCGCGCTGCTGCTGCCGGTCACGCTCTGGTACGACGACTCGCCCGTCATGCAGGGCCAGGTGCACCCCCCGATCGAGGTACCGGAGTCAGGTACGCGGGCCGAGAAGACGTCTGTCATGGCACAGGCGCTGGCCGACGCCTTCGCCACCGGGATCGCCGACCATCCGGAGGACTGGCACATGCTCCAGCGGCTGTGGCTCGCCGACCTCGACCCCGCGAAGGGACCCTCGTGAGAATCGGGATCGTCTGCCCGTACTCCTGGGACGTGCCCGGCGGCGTCCAGTTCCACATCCGCGACCTCGCCGAGTACTTCCTGCGCCTCGGCCACGAGGTCTCCGTGCTCGCCCCGGCCGACGACGACACCCCCCTGCCGCCGTACGTCGTCTCGGCCGGCCGCGCGGTCCCGGTGCCGTACAACGGCTCGGTGGCCCGGCTGAACTTCGGCTTCCTGTCGGCCGCGCGGGTGCGGCGCTGGCTGCACGAGGGCGCCTTCGACGTGGTCCACATCCACGAGCCGACCTCACCCTCGCTGGGCCTGCTGACCTGCTGGGCGGCCTCCGGCCCGATCGTGGCCACCTTCCACACCTCCAATCCGCGCTCGCGCGCGATGATCGCCGCGTACTCCATCCTCCAGGCCGCCCTGGAGAAGATCAGCGCGCGGATCGCGGTCAGCGAGTACGCCCGCCGGACGCTGGTCGAGCACCTCGGCGGGGACGCGGTGGTCATCCCCAACGGCGTCGACGTGGACTTCTTCGCCAAGGCCGAGCCGAAGTCCGAGTGGCAGGGTGGCACGATCGGATTCATAGGCCGGATCGACGAGCCCCGTAAGGGCCTGCCCGTGCTGATGAACGCCCTGCCGAAAATCGTGGCCGCCCGCCCGCAGACCCGGCTGCTGATCGCCGGCCGCGGCGACGAGGAGGCCGCCGTCGAGAATCTGCCGAAGGAGCTGCGCTCGCGCGTCGAGTTCCTCGGCATGATCAGCGACGAGGACAAGGCCCGCCTGCTCCGCAGCGTCGACCTGTACGTCGCGCCCAACACCGGCGGAGAGAGTTTCGGCATCATCCTGGTCGAGGCCATGTCGGCGGGCGCCCCCGTGCTCGCCTCCGACCTGGACGCCTTCGTCCAGGTTCTCGACCAGGGCGAGGCAGGCGAGGTCTTCGCCAACGAGGACGCCGACGCGCTCGCCGAAGCGGCCGTACGACTGCTGGCGGACCCGGCACGCCGCGCCGAGCTGCGCGAACACGGCAGTGCCCATGTGCGGCGGTTCGACTGGTCGACGGTCGGCGCGGACATCCTGTCCGTCTACGAGACGGTCACGGCCGGCGCGGCGGCGGTCGCGACGGACGAGCGGACGACGGGCCTACGGGCACGCTTCGGGCTGGCACGGGACTGACGGGGCTCGCGGGTTCGACGAGCGTTGTGTGACCGGTGGGCTTAGCGGGGCGGAGGGGCCTTTCGGGACTGGCGTTTCGAGTTGGCTTACGGGTCTGTCGGGCTCGTGGGTTCGACGGGCGTTGTGTGATCGGTGGGCTGCGCGGGATGGAAGGGTCTCTCGGGACTGGCGGGCTTCGAGCCCAGTCCGTCGGACCGACAGGCTTCGAGGGCCGCCGGAGTGTGCCGATAGCCTTCGGCGGTGACCGCAACCCTCATCTGGATCCTCGTCGCGCTCGTCGCGATCGGCGTGTACCTCAGCTGGACGGCCGGGCGGCTGGACCGGCTGCACGTGCGGATGGACGCCGCGCGGGCCGCGCTCGACGCGCAGCTGCTGCGCCGGGCCTCCGTCGCGCAGGAACTCGCGACCTCGGGCGTGCTGGACCCGGCCGCCTCGATCGTGCTGTACGAGGCCGCGCACGCGGCTCGGCAGGCCGAGGAGGAGCAGCGGGAGGTCGCCGAGAGCGAGCTGAGCCAGGCGCTGCGCGCGGTCTTCGAGGACCCCGCTCAGGTGGAGGCCGTACGGGAGGCCCCGGGCGGCGAGGAGGCGGCCCGTGAGCTGGCCGAGGCCGTCCGCCGGGTCCCCATGGCCCGCCGCTTCCACAACGACGCCGTGGGGGCCGCCCGCCGGCTGCGTGAGCACCGCAAGGTCCGCTGGTTCCGGCTGGCCGGCCACGCCCCGTTCCCGCTGGCCTTCGAGATGGACGACGAGCCCCCCTTGGCCCTGGTGGAGCGGGCCGCCTGAACCCCGGGGGAACCTTCCCTGGACGAAAAGGATCCACCGGCTTGCTATTGGCCCTTGCTGTGGCCTGGTCCACTCGCGTTTCCTCATCGGTGCAGAAATCCTCTTTCCCGTCAGTGAGGTCACCCGTGTCCACCACCGAGAACCAGGCTCCCGAGACCGGCACCGCCCGCGTGAAGCGCGGTATGGCCGAGCAGCTCAAGGGCGGCGTGATCATGGACGTCGTCACGCCGGAGCAGGCGAAGATCGCCGAGGACGCGGGCGCCGTGGCCGTCATGGCCCTGGAGCGGGTCCCGGCCGACATCCGCAAGGACGGCGGCGTGGCCCGTATGTCCGACCCGGACATGATCGAGGGCATCATCGACGCCGTCTCCATCCCGGTCATGGCCAAGTCCCGCATCGGCCACTTCGTCGAGGCCCAGGTCCTGCAGTCCCTCGGCGTCGACTACATCGACGAGTCCGAGGTCCTCACCCCGGCCGACGAGGTCAACCACTCCGACAAGTGGGCCTTCACCACCCCGTTCGTGTGTGGTGCCACCAACCTGGGCGAAGCCCTGCGCCGCATCGCCGAGGGCGCCGCGATGATCCGCTCCAAGGGCGAGGCCGGCACCGGCAACGTCGTCGAGGCCGTGCGCCACCTGCGCCAGATCAAGAACGAGATCGCCAAGCTGCGCGGCTTCGACAACCACGAGCTGTACGCCGCCGCCAAGGAGCTGCGCGCCCCGTACGAGCTGGTCAAGGAGGTCGCCGAGCTCGGCAAGCTCCCGGTGGTCCTCTTCTCCGCCGGCGGTGTGGCCACCCCGGCCGACGCGGCCCTGATGCGCCAGCTCGGCGCCGAGGGCGTGTTCGTCGGCTCCGGCATCTTCAAGTCCGGCGACCCGGCCAAGCGCGCCGCCGCCATCGTGAAGGCCACCACCTTCTACGACGACCCGAAGATCATCGCCGACGCGTCCCGCAACCTCGGCGAGGCCATGGTCGGCATCAACTGCGACACCCTCCCCGAGACCGAGCGCTACGCCAACCGCGGCTGGTAAGGGCACCGGACCACATGAACATCCCCGTCATAGGCGTCCTGGCCCTCCAGGGCGACGTACGGGAGCACCTCATCGCCCTGGCCGCGGCCGACGCCGTGGCCAGGCCGGTGCGGCGCCCCGAGGAACTCGCCGAGGTCGACGGTCTCGTCCTGCCCGGCGGCGAGTCCACCACCATCTCCAAGCTGGCCATCCTGTTCGGCGTGATGGAGCCCCTCCGCGCGCGCGTGCAGGACGGCATGCCCGTCTATGGCACCTGCGCCGGCATGATCATGCTCGCCGACAAGATCCTCGACCCGCGTTCGGGCCAGGAGACGATCGGCGGCATCGACATGATCGTGCGCCGCAACGCCTTCGGCCGCCAGAACGAGTCGTTCGAGGCCGCTGTCGACGTGCGGGGCATCCCGGGCGATCCTGTGGAGGGCGTCTTCATCCGCGCTCCCTGGGTGGAGTCCGTGGGCGCCGCGGCCGAGGTGCTCGCCGAGCACGACGGCCACATCGTCGCCGTCCGCCAGGGCAACGCGCTCGCCACGTCGTTCCATCCGGAACTGACCGGCGACCACCGTGTGCACTCCCTGTTCGTCGACATGGTGCGCGCCAACGGGACCTCGGAGTCCTTGTAGGATCTCTGGCGTTCGTTCATAGATGGGTTACGCGAAGGAGACAGGCAGATGTCCGGCCACTCTAAATGGGCCACGACGAAGCACAAGAAGGCCGTGATCGACGCCAAGCGCGGCAAGCTCTTCGCGAAGCTCATCAAGAACATCGAGGTCGCGGCACGCATGGGCGGCGTCGACCTCGACGGCAACCCGACGCTCTACGACGCCGTCCAGAAGGCCAAGAAGCAGTCGGTCCCGAACAAGAACATCGACTCCGCGATCAAGCGCGGTGGCGGTCTCGAAGCCGGTGGCGCCGACTACGAGACGATCATGTACGAGGGCTACGGCCCGAACGGTGTCGCGGTGCTCATCGAGTGCCTCACCGACAACCGCAACCGCGCCGCCTCCGACGTACGTGTCGCCATGACCCGCAACGGCGGCAACATGGCCGACCCGGGCTCGGTGTCGTACATGTTCAGCCGCAAGGGCGTCGTCATCGTCCCCAAGGGCGAGCTGAGCGAGGACGACGTGCTCGGCGCGGTCCTGGACGCGGGCGCCGAGGAGGTCAACGACCTCGGCGAGACCTTCGAGGTCATCAGCGAGGCCACCGACCTGGTCGAGGTCCGCTCCGCCCTCCAGGAGGCCGGCATCGACTACGACTCGGCCGAGTCCAGCTTCGTGCCGTCCGTCCAGGTCGAGCTGGACGAGGACGGCGCCAGGAAGATCTTCAAGCTCATCGACGCGCTCGAGGACAGCGACGACGTGCAGAACGTCTTCGCCAACTTCGACGTGAGCGACGAGATCATGGAGAAGGTCGACGCGTAACGCCGCCGCGCGCTGCGCAGGTCTCACGGGCCGACGGGACAACCCGTCGGCCCGTCGCCGTGCCGGGCGCCGGTGCATCGCGTTGTCAGTGTCAACCGATAGCCTGCACAAACAGCTGATCGAGTCGGCGAAGGGAGGGGGCGCGGTGCGCGTGCTGGGGGTGGACCCGGGGCTGACCCGGTGTGGTGTCGGGGTCGTGGAGGGGGTCGCGGGCCGTCCGCTCACCATGCTCGGCGTCGGTGTCGTCCGCACGCCCGTCGATGCCGACCTCAGCCACCGCCTCCTCGCCGTCGAGCAGGGCATAGAGCAGTGGCTGGACGAGCACCGGCCCGAGTTCGTCGCCGTCGAGCGCGTCTTCAGCCAGCACAACGTCCGTACGGTGATGGGCACCGCCCAGGCCAGCGCCGTGGCCATGCTGTGCGCCGCCCGACGCGGCATCCCCGTCGCCCTGCACACCCCGAGCGAGGTCAAGGCGGCCGTCACCGGCACCGGCCGTGCCGACAAGGCGCAGGTCGGCGCCATGGTTACCCGGCTGCTGCGGCTCTCCGCACCGCCCAAGCCCGCCGACGCCGCCGACGCCCTCGCGCTCGCCATCTGCCACATCTGGCGCGCCCCCGCGCAGAACCGGCTCCAGCAGGCGGTCGCCCGCCACACAGTCAACGCAACGAAAGGCCGTACGGCATGATCGCCTTCGTCAGCGGCACGGTCGCCGCGCTCGCCCCGGACGCCGCGGTCGTCGAGGTCGGCGGCGTCGGCATGGCCGTCCAGTGCACGCCGAACACGCTGTCCACGCTCCGTGTCGGCCAGCCCGCCAAGCTGCACACCTCGCTCGTCGTCCGCGAGGAATCGCTGACGCTGTACGGCTTCGGCGACGACGACGAGCGCCAGGTCTTCGAGCTGCTGCAGACCGCGAGCGGCGTCGGCCCGCGCCTGGCCCAGGCGATGCTCGCCGTGCACACCCCGGACGCGCTGCGCCGCGCCGTCGCCACCGGTGACGAGAAGTCACTCACCGCGGTCCCCGGCATCGGCAAGAAGGGTGCGCAGAAGCTGCTGCTGGAGCTGAGGGACCGGCTCGGCGAGCCGATGGGGACGGCGCCCGCGATCGGCGCGCCGGTCACCCAGGGCTGGCGCGACCAGCTGCACGCGGCCCTGATCGGCCTCGGCTACGCCACCCGCGAGGCCGACGAGGCCGTCGCCGCCGTGGCCCCGCAGGCCGAGGCCGCAGGCGTGCCGCCCCAGGTGGGTCAGCTGCTGAAGGCCGCCCTGCAGACCCTGAACCGCGCCCGCTGACCCCCACGACGATCGAGGCTCCACACATGAACTGGGACGACACGACCGACACCCCCGCCCCCGAGCGGCTCGTCGGTGCGTCCGCCGACCGGGAGGACCAGGCTGTCGAGGCCGCCCTGCGCCCCAAGGACCTCGGCGAGTTCATCGGCCAGGAGAAGGTCCGCGAACAGCTCGACCTCGTCCTGCGGGCCGCACGCGCGCGGGGCGCCACCGCCGACCATGTGCTGCTCTCCGGCGCGCCCGGCCTCGGCAAGACCACCCTGTCGATGATCATCGCGGCCGAGATGGGCGCCCCCATCCGCATCACCTCCGGCCCCGCCATCCAGCACGCCGGCGACCTCGCCGCGATCCTCTCCTCCCTCCAGGAGGGCGAGGTCCTCTTCCTCGACGAGATCCACCGGATGTCCCGGCCCGCCGAGGAGATGCTGTACATGGCGATGGAGGACTTCCGCGTCGACGTCATCGTCGGCAAGGGCCCCGGCGCCACCGCCATCCCGCTGGAGCTGCCCCCGTTCACCCTGGTCGGCGCGACCACGCGCGCGGGCCTGCTGCCGCCCCCGCTGCGCGACCGCTTCGGCTTCACCGCGCACATGGAGTTCTACGAGCCGCACGAGCTGGAGCGCGTCGTACACCGCTCGGCGCACCTGCTCGATGTCGAGATCGAGCCGGACGGCGCCGCCGAGATCGCCGGGCGCTCCCGGGGCACGCCCCGTATCGCCAACCGCCTGCTGCGCCGTGTCCGCGACTATGCGCAGGTCAAGGCGGACGGCCTGATCACCCGGGAGATCGCCGCGGCCGCCCTCGCCGTCTACGAGGTCGACGGCCGCGGTCTCGACCGTCTCGACCGCGCCGTCCTGGAAGCCCTGCTGAAGCTGTTCGGCGGCGGCCCGGTCGGTCTGTCCACGCTGGCCGTCGCGGTGGGGGAGGAGCGGGAGACCGTCGAGGAGGTCGCCGAACCCTTCCTCGTGCGGGAGGGACTGCTCGCCCGCACGCCACGGGGCCGTGTCGCCACGCCGGCCGCCTGGGCGCACCTCGGCCTGACCCCGCCCCGCTCGGTTACCGGGGGAAACGGACAACAGGATCTGTTCGGGACCTGACGGCGCCGTGATGGCGACGTGATCTCTCCGTGACGGCGGAGGCATTGGCCCGAGCAGGAACCCAGGTGCCATGCTGAGCGTTGTTCCATGCGCGCGGACTCGCTTAGACTCCGCCGATGCCGCCTTTGCGGGCGGCGCCGACCACACCCCCGTCAACAGGCCGCTCTCCGTCGCGGTCGCGCGAAGGAAATTCCGTCCCGTGAATGCCTTTACCCTTCTCCCCTTCATCGTGCTCATCGCGGCCATGTTCCTGATGACACGTTCGGCCAAGAAGAAGCAGCAGCAGGCTGCCAACATGCGGAACGAGATGCAGCCCGGCTCCGGTGTCCGCACGATCGGGGGGATGTACGCGACGGTCAAGGAGGTGGGCGAGGACACGGTCCTCCTCGACGCCGGCCCCGGTGTCGAGCTCCTCTTCGCCAAGAACTCGATCGGCGCCGTTCTCACCGACGACGAGTACAACCGCATCGTCCACGGCATCGAGCACGACCTGAAGTCCGACGCCGACATCGTCCCGGACGACGCCTCCTCCCTCACCGAGAGCGACGAGTCCGACTCGCCCGCTGCCGCCGCCTCCGACGACAAGGCCGTCGACCTCG from Streptomyces roseochromogenus subsp. oscitans DS 12.976 encodes the following:
- a CDS encoding YebC/PmpR family DNA-binding transcriptional regulator yields the protein MSGHSKWATTKHKKAVIDAKRGKLFAKLIKNIEVAARMGGVDLDGNPTLYDAVQKAKKQSVPNKNIDSAIKRGGGLEAGGADYETIMYEGYGPNGVAVLIECLTDNRNRAASDVRVAMTRNGGNMADPGSVSYMFSRKGVVIVPKGELSEDDVLGAVLDAGAEEVNDLGETFEVISEATDLVEVRSALQEAGIDYDSAESSFVPSVQVELDEDGARKIFKLIDALEDSDDVQNVFANFDVSDEIMEKVDA
- the ruvC gene encoding crossover junction endodeoxyribonuclease RuvC → MRVLGVDPGLTRCGVGVVEGVAGRPLTMLGVGVVRTPVDADLSHRLLAVEQGIEQWLDEHRPEFVAVERVFSQHNVRTVMGTAQASAVAMLCAARRGIPVALHTPSEVKAAVTGTGRADKAQVGAMVTRLLRLSAPPKPADAADALALAICHIWRAPAQNRLQQAVARHTVNATKGRTA
- the ruvA gene encoding Holliday junction branch migration protein RuvA yields the protein MIAFVSGTVAALAPDAAVVEVGGVGMAVQCTPNTLSTLRVGQPAKLHTSLVVREESLTLYGFGDDDERQVFELLQTASGVGPRLAQAMLAVHTPDALRRAVATGDEKSLTAVPGIGKKGAQKLLLELRDRLGEPMGTAPAIGAPVTQGWRDQLHAALIGLGYATREADEAVAAVAPQAEAAGVPPQVGQLLKAALQTLNRAR
- the ruvB gene encoding Holliday junction branch migration DNA helicase RuvB, giving the protein MNWDDTTDTPAPERLVGASADREDQAVEAALRPKDLGEFIGQEKVREQLDLVLRAARARGATADHVLLSGAPGLGKTTLSMIIAAEMGAPIRITSGPAIQHAGDLAAILSSLQEGEVLFLDEIHRMSRPAEEMLYMAMEDFRVDVIVGKGPGATAIPLELPPFTLVGATTRAGLLPPPLRDRFGFTAHMEFYEPHELERVVHRSAHLLDVEIEPDGAAEIAGRSRGTPRIANRLLRRVRDYAQVKADGLITREIAAAALAVYEVDGRGLDRLDRAVLEALLKLFGGGPVGLSTLAVAVGEERETVEEVAEPFLVREGLLARTPRGRVATPAAWAHLGLTPPRSVTGGNGQQDLFGT
- the yajC gene encoding preprotein translocase subunit YajC, whose product is MNAFTLLPFIVLIAAMFLMTRSAKKKQQQAANMRNEMQPGSGVRTIGGMYATVKEVGEDTVLLDAGPGVELLFAKNSIGAVLTDDEYNRIVHGIEHDLKSDADIVPDDASSLTESDESDSPAAAASDDKAVDLGKKDASEDGTDAAEAAEAKADDEPKKTDGDSDAK